GTTCGAGCTCATGACGGCCGCCCCAGTGAGCAAGGAGCGGAACGGCGCTGAAGTCTCGCGTGTGCGGCACGTCGACAGTGAGGGCCAAAGAGAATGAAGAGGCGAACTCTCCTGACGCTCATCGGCGGATCGGTGGGCGCGGCGCTTGCGTGTAGCCGACGGCCGGCATGGAGCGCGGCGGTAGCCGCTGTGGACATCACGCCTGCGGCGAAGATCTGGATGGCCGGGTATGCGGCGCGAACGCTGCCATCGCAGGGCGTGGCCATGCCGCTTCATGCCAAGGCGCTCGCGCTCGAAGACGAGCATGGTACGCGCGCGGTGCTGGTCACAGCCGACATCCTCGGGTTTACGGACCGGATTGCCGAGCGTGTGGCGACAGCCGCCGAGCGACGCTACGGCCTGCCGCGTGCGCGCCTGTTGCTGAACGCCAGCCACACGCACTGTGGGCCGGTTGTGGACGACATGCTGTCGGTGGCGTACGACCTCACGGCCGAGCAGCGCGCCACAATCCACGCGTACTCACGTGAGCTCGAGACAAAGGTCGTCGCCGTCATTGGTAAGGCGCTCGGACGGCTGCAACCCGCCACCCTGAGCGTCGGTCAGGGAACGGCAGGGTTCGCGGCGAACCGGCGTGTGGACGTCACGCCCGACGGTCCGGTCGACCGCGCGGTGGCCGTGCTTCGGGTGGACGGCTCGAGCGACGGACCGCTGGCCATCGTCTTCGGCTACGCCTGTCACAACACGACGCTTGGCGACGACTTCGTTCAGTTTCATGGAGACTATGCCGGGGTCGCACAGGCGGCGCTCGAGCGGCGGTACCCCGGAGCACGCGCGCTGTTTGTCACTGGTTGCGGTGGCGATGCAAACCCCAAGCCGCGCGGCACGCTGCAGCTGGTGGAGCGGCACGGGCAAACCCTCGCGGGTGTCGTCGCCAGCACCCTGGCGTCGATGACACCAGTGTCAGGCTCGCTCAGTGCCGCCTACGGCACTGTCGACCTGCCGTATGCGGACACGCCCGGGCGAGAGGTGTGGCAATCCAAGCTCGAGGACCCGGACCGATACGTGCGGCGCCATGCCAGCCTGATGCTGGAACAGCTTCAGCGCGATGGCGCGCTTCCCGCGGTTCAGCCAGAGCCGGTCCAGATATGGCGTTTCGGTGGCGACCTCACGCTGGTGGCGCTCGGCGGCGAAGTGGTGGTGGACTACGCGCTGCGCCTGAAGAAGACGTACGCGCCAGCGCGGATGTGGGTGGCCGGGTACAGCAATGACGTCTTCGCCTACGTCCCCTCCCGACGTGTGCTCGAGGAGGGCGGCTACGAGGGTGGCGGTGCGATGATTTACTACGGGAAGCCAAGCGCGTTTGCCGCGTCCGTCGAAGAGCGCATCCACGACAAGGTCGGCGATCTTATGCGGACCGCCACCCGCGCAACGGCGTGAGAACGAGGGACAGCGTGAAAGTCGATGTCAACCGTCGGACGTTCATGGGGGCGGTCACCGCTGGCAGCGCGGCGCTCTTCAGCCGTCGCGCCGCAGGAGACGAGAGCTCGGCACCGGCGATGCTCGGTGGAACACCCGTGCGTCGGGAACCGTTTCCGACGTGGCCCGTCGCGGACACGCGTGAGACGGAGGCGCTCGCCAGGGTGGTTCGGAGCGGCCACTGGTTCCGCGGCAGCGGTGAGGAGGTGAATCGCTTCGAGGCGGCGTACGCCAAGCTGACTGGGGCGCGGCACTGCTTGGCTACCGCCAACGGGACCAGCGCTTTGACTACCGCACTTCAAGCGATCGGGGTCGGGCCGGGCGACGAGGTGATCGTCCCGCCCTATACCTTCATCGCGACCGTCAACGTGGTGCTGCTGGCGCACGCGCTCCCCGTGTTCGTGGATACCGATATCGAGACCTTCCAAATCGACGCGCGAAAGATCGAGGCAGCCATCACCAAGCGTACGCGCGCCATCGTCCCGGTTCACCTCGGCCGCGCGGCCGCGGACCTCGACACAATCCTCGCCTCCGCGCGCGCCCGCAATATCCCGGTCGTGGAGGACCCGTGCCAATCGCATCTTGGCGAGTGGAAGGGCCGAAAAGTCGGGACCTACGGACGCGCCGGCTGCTTCAGCTTTCAGGCGAGCAAGAACCTCAACGCGGGCGAGGGCGGCGCGGTGCTGAGCGACGATGGCGAGCTCATCGAGGCCTGCTACGCGTTCCACAACAACAGCCGCGGGCGGAAGAGTACGGGGTACGACTTCTCGTACCGAAGTGCTGGGGCCAATCTCCGGCTGACCGAGTTCCAGGCGGCTGTGCT
This DNA window, taken from Luteitalea sp., encodes the following:
- a CDS encoding aminotransferase class I/II-fold pyridoxal phosphate-dependent enzyme, which encodes MGAVTAGSAALFSRRAAGDESSAPAMLGGTPVRREPFPTWPVADTRETEALARVVRSGHWFRGSGEEVNRFEAAYAKLTGARHCLATANGTSALTTALQAIGVGPGDEVIVPPYTFIATVNVVLLAHALPVFVDTDIETFQIDARKIEAAITKRTRAIVPVHLGRAAADLDTILASARARNIPVVEDPCQSHLGEWKGRKVGTYGRAGCFSFQASKNLNAGEGGAVLSDDGELIEACYAFHNNSRGRKSTGYDFSYRSAGANLRLTEFQAAVLMAQMTRLEAQARARDENAQVVNLPLNGRNFTQLTVQVAGVAESPGNAAGSHL